In a single window of the Candidatus Binataceae bacterium genome:
- a CDS encoding Rieske 2Fe-2S domain-containing protein, with protein MASPQESEILTRVGPGTAMGELMRQYWLPAAASRELVAGSAPMRLMLLGEKLIAFRDAAGRVGVMDHRCPHRCASLFYGRNEEGGLRCAYHGWKFDVDGNCLEMPNVPPEYDYRDKVKAKSYTATERNGLIWIYMGPRAEPPALPALEPVLLPAKEMMTFLCQRECNWLQGLEGDIDTSHFSFLHAGTINADDIPAGNMARHALVNRSPNLSVAKTEWGTVYGARRISDGRIYWRFAPFAFPFWTMPPEGDFDKHLIVRAWVPMDDRHTMFVHLSWKGNAPRQRELRDGQVPAGFSMGMEFLPNTTDWYGRWRLAQNQSNDYRIDREVQRTRSFTGIEGIHVQDQAITESMGEIVDHGHEHLGHTDLMVIQTRRRLIQAALDLKERGVVPPGVDNPELYLQVHAGDFLIDEEKDFLDAYRTQPRTSVDREGRVHPPNTRDSADKLAAAAK; from the coding sequence ATGGCATCTCCACAGGAAAGCGAAATCCTCACGCGAGTTGGACCTGGCACGGCGATGGGCGAGTTGATGCGCCAGTATTGGCTGCCCGCCGCGGCGTCGCGCGAACTGGTCGCCGGCAGCGCCCCCATGCGTTTGATGCTGCTGGGTGAAAAGCTGATCGCGTTTCGCGACGCGGCCGGCAGAGTTGGCGTGATGGACCACCGCTGCCCGCATCGTTGCGCATCTCTGTTTTACGGGCGCAACGAAGAGGGCGGGTTGCGCTGCGCGTATCACGGATGGAAATTCGACGTCGACGGCAACTGCCTGGAGATGCCGAATGTCCCGCCGGAATACGACTACCGGGACAAGGTAAAGGCGAAGTCATACACGGCGACCGAACGCAACGGACTGATCTGGATCTACATGGGCCCGCGCGCCGAGCCGCCGGCGCTGCCCGCACTCGAGCCCGTGCTGCTGCCGGCCAAAGAGATGATGACCTTTCTTTGTCAGCGCGAATGCAACTGGTTGCAGGGCCTGGAAGGCGACATCGATACCTCGCATTTCAGCTTCCTTCACGCCGGGACCATCAACGCAGATGATATTCCTGCCGGCAACATGGCACGCCACGCGCTGGTCAATCGCTCACCGAACCTTTCCGTGGCCAAAACCGAATGGGGAACCGTGTACGGTGCACGAAGAATCTCTGATGGACGCATCTACTGGCGCTTTGCGCCCTTCGCGTTCCCATTCTGGACTATGCCGCCGGAAGGCGATTTCGACAAACACCTGATCGTGCGCGCGTGGGTTCCCATGGACGACAGACACACCATGTTCGTTCATCTGTCGTGGAAGGGAAACGCGCCGCGGCAGCGCGAATTGCGCGATGGTCAGGTTCCGGCGGGCTTCTCAATGGGGATGGAGTTCTTGCCCAATACCACCGACTGGTACGGGCGCTGGCGGCTCGCCCAAAACCAATCAAACGATTACCGGATCGACCGCGAAGTCCAGCGCACGCGCAGTTTTACCGGTATCGAAGGCATTCACGTTCAGGATCAGGCGATCACCGAAAGCATGGGCGAGATTGTCGATCATGGCCACGAGCACCTCGGCCACACCGACCTGATGGTGATCCAGACGCGCCGGCGGCTGATTCAGGCAGCCCTCGATCTCAAGGAACGCGGCGTCGTGCCGCCCGGAGTCGACAATCCCGAGCTCTATCTGCAGGTTCACGCCGGTGACTTTCTCATCGATGAGGAGAAAGACTTCCTCGACGCGTACCGTACCCAACCGCGGACTTCAGTCGATCGGGAAGGCCGGGTTCATCCGCCGAACACACGGGACAGCGCAGATAAACTCGCGGCCGCGGCGAAATAG
- a CDS encoding RidA family protein translates to MGRRRSIEVEGFGHGATPIPAASRIGNLIASGGISGIDTATGKMSSDLEAQVAAMFANLRRIVEAGGGSTDDIVKVTIWVRDRGARAVIDPQWTKMFPDPHSRPARHTLVYQLPDPMLVQCDFLAMLE, encoded by the coding sequence ATGGGCAGACGCAGAAGCATCGAGGTGGAGGGCTTCGGTCACGGCGCTACCCCAATTCCAGCGGCGTCGCGGATCGGGAACCTGATCGCCTCGGGCGGTATCTCGGGTATCGACACGGCTACCGGTAAAATGAGTAGTGATCTGGAGGCACAGGTTGCCGCGATGTTCGCCAACCTTCGACGCATTGTCGAGGCGGGGGGCGGATCGACGGACGACATTGTCAAAGTGACCATTTGGGTGCGCGATCGCGGCGCGCGCGCGGTCATCGATCCCCAATGGACCAAGATGTTTCCCGATCCCCATTCACGGCCCGCGCGCCATACCCTCGTCTACCAGTTGCCCGATCCGATGCTGGTCCAATGCGACTTCCTTGCGATGCTCGAGTGA
- a CDS encoding amidohydrolase family protein: MADYDIQIKSGTIVDGTRVPRYRGDVWIKDGKVAQIGGRAPGFAKKVIDADGLIVAPGFVDLHTHYDAQIRWDPYCTISGWHGVTSLVLGNCGFGFAPCKPEFRDRSMLTMTRTEAIPYASMKAGINWDWETIPQYLDSLDRSPKGVNCIQYMPTASLMTYVMGLEAAKTRPATESERAEMARILDEGMDAGLCGFSIQRLGPNSVQADFDGSPMVTDTMCDEDILNLARVLRRRDEGFMEITQGTGDARVDLGFVEKLADESQRPILWQAIIPTRNNPEIHRRSMRFVERNRAKGRQIFGQAGTVRSGFAFTLENWNLYDTLPEWRVLTTGTKEEKLAKMKDPALRTAVIHANDNCDNNFKAIQAGVGGNPRHLIVQWVENIESLEKYVGKSLGQIGMEESKHPIEAMLDIAVASGLKAEFLGPNRGFNPEYMAEIINNSQFTFPGVSDGGAHTKFFTGGAFTTDFLRWLVRDEQKITLEEAHYRMSALPAHAAGFRDRGVLREGAAADVVVYDLNRLGIEPDWVGEIVHDLPGGEWRRVQRPHGYRSIIVNGIETFNEGKCTGATPGKLLRHGHA, encoded by the coding sequence ATGGCTGACTACGACATTCAAATTAAAAGCGGCACGATCGTCGATGGTACCCGGGTTCCGCGTTACCGCGGGGACGTCTGGATCAAGGACGGTAAGGTTGCCCAGATAGGCGGGCGTGCTCCCGGCTTCGCCAAAAAGGTGATCGATGCCGACGGGCTTATCGTGGCCCCCGGCTTCGTCGATCTGCACACGCACTATGATGCGCAGATCCGTTGGGACCCCTATTGCACCATCTCGGGATGGCACGGGGTCACCTCGCTGGTACTCGGCAACTGCGGATTCGGCTTTGCCCCCTGCAAACCAGAATTTCGCGACCGCTCGATGCTCACGATGACGCGCACCGAAGCGATCCCCTATGCCTCAATGAAGGCCGGGATCAACTGGGATTGGGAGACGATACCGCAGTATCTGGATTCACTCGATCGCTCGCCGAAAGGGGTCAACTGTATCCAGTACATGCCGACCGCCTCGCTGATGACCTATGTGATGGGCCTCGAGGCGGCCAAGACGCGTCCCGCGACCGAATCCGAACGGGCGGAGATGGCGCGGATACTCGATGAGGGTATGGACGCAGGCCTTTGTGGGTTTTCGATCCAGCGCCTGGGACCGAACTCCGTGCAAGCGGACTTTGACGGGTCGCCGATGGTTACGGATACCATGTGCGACGAGGACATCCTGAACCTCGCGCGGGTGCTCCGCAGGCGCGACGAAGGTTTCATGGAAATTACCCAGGGCACGGGCGATGCACGTGTCGACCTGGGATTCGTCGAAAAGCTGGCCGATGAATCGCAGCGCCCCATTCTGTGGCAGGCAATCATTCCCACCCGCAACAATCCTGAGATTCATCGCCGCAGTATGCGTTTCGTCGAGCGCAATCGAGCGAAGGGGCGTCAGATCTTTGGTCAGGCTGGGACCGTCCGCAGTGGCTTCGCTTTCACGCTTGAGAACTGGAACCTCTACGACACGCTTCCCGAGTGGCGCGTGTTGACCACTGGCACCAAGGAAGAGAAGCTCGCCAAGATGAAGGACCCTGCGCTGCGCACGGCGGTCATCCACGCCAACGACAACTGCGACAACAACTTCAAAGCGATTCAGGCGGGGGTCGGCGGCAATCCGAGACATTTGATCGTGCAGTGGGTCGAGAATATCGAGTCACTGGAGAAATACGTGGGCAAATCGCTCGGCCAGATCGGCATGGAAGAGAGTAAGCATCCGATCGAAGCGATGCTGGATATTGCGGTGGCGAGCGGTCTCAAGGCGGAGTTCCTCGGCCCTAATCGTGGCTTCAATCCGGAGTACATGGCTGAGATCATCAACAACTCGCAATTCACCTTCCCCGGGGTCTCCGACGGCGGCGCGCATACCAAATTCTTCACCGGCGGTGCGTTCACGACGGACTTTCTCCGCTGGCTGGTACGCGATGAGCAGAAGATCACGCTGGAAGAGGCTCACTACCGGATGTCGGCGTTGCCCGCGCACGCGGCGGGCTTCCGTGATCGCGGCGTGCTGCGCGAAGGTGCCGCCGCCGACGTCGTAGTGTACGACCTCAACCGTCTGGGCATTGAGCCGGACTGGGTCGGCGAGATTGTCCACGACCTCCCGGGCGGTGAATGGCGACGAGTGCAGCGCCCGCACGGCTATCGCTCAATCATAGTGAACGGGATTGAGACCTTTAACGAGGGCAAGTGCACGGGTGCGACCCCGGGTAAGCTCCTTCGCCACGGTCACGCCTGA
- a CDS encoding NAD(P)/FAD-dependent oxidoreductase produces MDDETFIANLKLEFDADELRAKYRQERDKRVRGDGNAQYVEVTGKFAHYLGDPYVKPGFTRAPLTDSVSVVIIGGGFGGLLGGARFHEAGIKDVRIIESGGDFGGTWYWNRYPGAQCDIESYCYLPLVEELGYMPKEKYSFAPEIYEHSQRIAKHYNLYENACFQTCVTELRWDENDARWIVTTDRGDAMRARFVVMATGPLNRPKLPAIPGIADFEGHTFHTSRWDYEYTGGDHSGGLTKLADKRVAVIGTGATAIQCVPFVGEYAKLLYVFQRTPSSVDVRGNKPTDPEWAKSLRPGWQRERRENFNNMVIGVPVEEDMVNDGWTDIFRNLGIAAKKTHRAAEFSKRQAAMLMEMADFQKMNGVRARVDQTVTDSATAEALKPWYRQFCKRPTFNDGYLPTFNRPNVKLIDTSGNQGVERITKTGVVANGVEYPVDCIIFATGFEVGTAWTRRAGYEVIGMGGVTLTDYWADGMKTYHGFSSHGFPNCFILGPSQNGVSVNLTSVLDDQAQHIRYIIKQVMDRGFRYSHPTKKAETEWVAEIKRLAVVAARFLANCTPGYYNNEGHFEPGSDGFGANAYAPGINAFNALMAKWREKDDLEGLELG; encoded by the coding sequence ATGGATGATGAGACGTTTATCGCTAATTTGAAGCTGGAGTTTGATGCGGATGAGCTGCGCGCAAAATATCGGCAGGAGCGCGACAAGCGGGTTCGCGGCGATGGCAACGCCCAATATGTCGAAGTCACCGGTAAGTTCGCTCACTACTTAGGCGATCCTTATGTCAAGCCGGGGTTCACTCGTGCCCCGCTTACCGACTCGGTGAGCGTGGTAATCATCGGCGGAGGTTTCGGCGGATTGTTGGGCGGCGCACGTTTCCATGAGGCCGGCATCAAGGACGTGCGCATCATCGAGTCGGGCGGAGACTTCGGTGGCACCTGGTACTGGAATCGTTATCCCGGCGCCCAGTGCGACATCGAAAGCTACTGCTACCTGCCCCTAGTCGAGGAGCTCGGCTACATGCCGAAGGAAAAATACTCCTTCGCTCCCGAGATCTACGAGCACTCGCAGCGGATCGCAAAGCACTACAATCTTTACGAGAATGCGTGCTTCCAAACCTGCGTAACGGAACTGCGCTGGGACGAAAACGACGCACGTTGGATCGTCACGACCGATCGCGGAGACGCCATGCGCGCGCGTTTTGTGGTCATGGCCACCGGTCCCCTCAACCGACCCAAATTGCCGGCGATCCCCGGCATCGCCGACTTCGAGGGCCACACCTTCCACACCAGCCGCTGGGACTACGAGTATACCGGCGGCGACCATTCGGGCGGTCTGACCAAGCTCGCCGACAAGCGGGTCGCGGTCATCGGCACGGGCGCTACCGCGATCCAGTGCGTACCGTTTGTCGGCGAATACGCCAAGCTGCTCTATGTCTTTCAACGCACCCCCTCGTCGGTGGATGTGCGAGGCAACAAACCCACCGATCCGGAATGGGCCAAGAGTTTGAGGCCGGGCTGGCAGCGGGAACGGCGCGAGAACTTCAATAACATGGTGATCGGTGTTCCGGTCGAAGAGGACATGGTCAACGACGGCTGGACGGACATCTTCCGCAACCTCGGCATCGCAGCGAAAAAGACCCATCGGGCAGCCGAATTCTCGAAGCGCCAGGCTGCGATGCTCATGGAAATGGCCGACTTTCAGAAGATGAACGGCGTCCGGGCACGAGTCGATCAAACGGTGACCGATTCCGCCACCGCCGAGGCCTTAAAACCCTGGTACCGGCAGTTCTGCAAACGGCCGACGTTCAACGACGGCTACCTGCCGACCTTCAACCGCCCAAACGTGAAGCTGATCGACACCAGCGGCAACCAGGGTGTCGAGCGGATCACCAAGACGGGCGTCGTTGCAAACGGCGTCGAGTACCCGGTCGATTGCATCATCTTCGCGACGGGTTTCGAGGTCGGCACGGCGTGGACTCGACGCGCGGGCTACGAGGTGATCGGCATGGGCGGCGTTACCTTGACCGACTATTGGGCCGACGGGATGAAGACCTACCACGGTTTCTCGAGCCATGGTTTTCCCAACTGCTTCATCCTGGGACCGTCGCAGAACGGCGTCTCGGTCAACCTGACCTCGGTGCTGGACGATCAGGCTCAGCACATCCGCTACATCATCAAACAGGTGATGGACCGCGGCTTTCGCTACTCGCATCCGACCAAGAAAGCGGAGACCGAATGGGTCGCGGAAATCAAGCGCCTAGCCGTCGTTGCAGCGCGCTTCCTCGCAAACTGCACACCGGGTTACTACAACAACGAAGGCCACTTCGAGCCAGGCTCTGATGGCTTTGGCGCCAATGCTTACGCACCAGGTATCAACGCCTTCAACGCGCTAATGGCCAAATGGCGTGAGAAGGACGACCTCGAGGGTCTCGAATTGGGCTAG
- a CDS encoding ATP-binding protein: MSSHLTVQAEPVAMQQVEAFVADFAEHHGIGTGDRNRVTILLEELVTNLCEYGLVEGSGGCTAEIALSLEQDRLRIEFSDNGKPFDPLAQPLQDLDVPAESRVLGKLGLRLLRAFVDEASYRRSGNRNVLQMVRRIAITAPAE; this comes from the coding sequence ATGTCCTCTCACTTGACCGTTCAGGCCGAGCCCGTGGCTATGCAACAGGTAGAGGCGTTTGTGGCCGACTTCGCCGAACACCACGGGATCGGCACCGGTGACCGAAACCGGGTGACGATCCTGCTCGAGGAGCTGGTGACGAACCTCTGTGAGTACGGGTTGGTCGAAGGGTCGGGCGGGTGCACCGCTGAAATTGCGTTGTCGCTCGAGCAGGATCGATTGAGGATCGAATTTTCCGACAATGGCAAACCTTTCGATCCGCTGGCCCAACCACTCCAGGACCTGGATGTGCCAGCGGAGTCACGGGTGCTGGGGAAATTAGGCCTTCGCTTACTGCGCGCGTTTGTGGATGAGGCGAGCTACCGCCGCAGTGGAAATCGTAACGTTCTCCAGATGGTCCGCCGGATCGCCATCACTGCCCCTGCGGAATAG
- a CDS encoding FecR domain-containing protein produces MAIATATPAASQNQIAQIKTVSGQVKVERDSGQTSPKAGDLLFEKDTIVTGADGSIGITFIDNTVMSAGPNSEISLEQFTFDSSNFNGSMLTELRKGTLSVVSGDIARSSPGAMKVRTPAATLGVRGTRFVAEATSDQ; encoded by the coding sequence ATGGCGATTGCAACAGCGACACCCGCAGCCTCGCAGAACCAGATAGCGCAGATCAAAACGGTCTCGGGGCAGGTCAAGGTAGAGCGCGACAGTGGCCAAACCTCCCCAAAAGCGGGTGATCTTCTCTTCGAAAAAGACACCATCGTGACGGGGGCCGACGGCTCGATTGGCATCACCTTCATTGACAACACCGTTATGTCGGCCGGTCCCAATAGCGAGATCTCGTTGGAGCAATTCACGTTCGATTCGAGCAATTTCAACGGTTCCATGCTGACCGAGCTACGCAAAGGCACGCTCTCGGTGGTCTCGGGCGATATTGCGCGCAGCTCTCCCGGAGCGATGAAGGTGAGAACTCCGGCTGCCACTCTCGGGGTGCGGGGCACCCGGTTCGTCGCGGAAGCGACGAGTGATCAATGA
- a CDS encoding OmpA family protein, translated as MIKLRWVTLLLVLGALGGGCAEKQHELFVVLPNPDGTSGAITVSEGQNSVVLDHPYAAEEVKGDKLKPTTSDSAQVQQLFGTALAAQPILPAHFRLYFLKDSDVLTGESQRQYKNVFEDIKHRPVYQVEVIGYTDTLGQQPYNQQLSLKRAASLRDELVRDGLKPDSITIAGRGELDPAVPTGPQVSELRNRRVEITVR; from the coding sequence ATGATCAAGCTGCGCTGGGTGACTCTCCTGCTGGTACTTGGAGCGCTGGGCGGCGGTTGTGCTGAGAAGCAGCATGAACTGTTCGTGGTATTACCCAACCCGGATGGAACCTCCGGTGCGATCACCGTCAGCGAGGGACAGAACTCGGTCGTGCTGGATCATCCTTACGCCGCCGAGGAGGTCAAAGGTGACAAGCTTAAGCCAACAACCAGCGACTCCGCTCAGGTGCAGCAGCTCTTTGGCACTGCCCTTGCCGCCCAACCGATTCTGCCCGCGCATTTCCGGCTTTATTTTCTGAAAGACAGCGACGTGCTGACGGGCGAGTCTCAGCGGCAGTACAAGAACGTTTTCGAGGACATCAAACACCGCCCCGTCTACCAGGTCGAGGTCATCGGATACACTGATACGCTTGGCCAACAGCCCTACAATCAGCAGCTTTCCCTCAAGCGTGCCGCCAGTCTGCGCGACGAGCTGGTACGCGATGGTCTCAAGCCGGATTCGATTACAATTGCAGGACGAGGAGAACTCGATCCGGCAGTGCCGACCGGCCCCCAGGTTTCTGAACTGCGCAATCGCAGAGTGGAGATTACCGTCCGTTAA
- a CDS encoding CHASE2 domain-containing protein, with protein sequence MARPGCVAALVSLLLLVMLRLLNPSLVVALSLRSFDLEQRIAPRSYQPMGVRIVAIDDRSLARYGQWPWPRTLMARLVSQIAMQDPRVLGVDIIFSEPDRYSPKNLARLLPDLPPPIAKQLDGLPDNEVLLAQAFEKVPTVLGVAVTDDPALAPTLPVRITIVRQAGGSPKPFLPEYPYLLSSVPELRRAERGAGSLVDNPGADGITRSVPMFIVVQGDLIPTFALEMLRVAVSLGSVGIITSRHGIEAATLGDVLFRTDVRGRAYPYFSKSYDYRYISAADLLDGTLAATELRGNFALLGITSQNGADFRQTPLGLMAGVEIHAQLLESMLTHSLLLRPHFWDQMEVALIIVTGLLTIFALPYSRPSLAAIGFVAMAATVLAATFVSFVWFQVLVAGVYAIVSSTIIFGVMLVWSLISTEAGRHRLAVELEHRRQIEARIDGELSAARSLQMGLLPHKFLGPPQRNDVDMFATIEPARMVGGDFYDFLLLDSRRLSFAIADVSGKGVPAALFMAMTKEILRSAISKHGDALDLAFAEASTKITAASAEMADEGADMMFVTAFAGILDLSSGQLAYVNAGHDPPFVLRLDAEPRELSGRGGPPLGAVDPLVCPVERLRLQAGDLLLLYTDGATESENKDHVFYGITRLKALLASSREATARALVELVRADIRRFATGADQADDITLVALSWHGNSLNGR encoded by the coding sequence TTGGCTAGGCCGGGGTGCGTCGCGGCGCTTGTCTCGCTGCTGCTCTTGGTGATGCTGCGCCTATTGAATCCCTCGCTGGTGGTTGCACTCTCACTACGCAGCTTTGATCTGGAACAGCGGATCGCCCCCCGCTCCTATCAGCCCATGGGAGTGCGCATCGTCGCCATCGACGACCGCAGTCTGGCAAGGTATGGGCAATGGCCGTGGCCGCGAACCCTGATGGCCCGTCTGGTAAGCCAAATCGCGATGCAAGATCCGCGAGTCCTGGGCGTGGATATCATTTTTTCAGAACCCGACCGCTATTCGCCGAAAAACCTTGCCCGCCTCCTGCCGGATCTACCGCCCCCGATCGCGAAGCAACTCGATGGTCTGCCGGATAACGAAGTACTCCTCGCGCAGGCCTTCGAAAAGGTGCCGACCGTGCTGGGAGTAGCGGTTACCGACGATCCCGCCTTGGCCCCGACCTTACCCGTGCGGATCACAATCGTTCGCCAAGCGGGCGGGAGTCCCAAACCCTTCCTTCCCGAGTACCCATATTTGCTTAGCAGTGTGCCCGAACTGAGAAGGGCGGAGCGCGGCGCGGGTTCGCTCGTCGATAACCCGGGTGCCGACGGAATAACCCGGTCGGTTCCGATGTTTATCGTCGTCCAGGGCGACCTCATTCCCACCTTCGCACTCGAGATGCTTCGCGTCGCAGTATCGCTGGGCTCGGTTGGGATCATAACCAGCCGCCACGGCATCGAGGCGGCCACCCTCGGTGACGTGTTGTTCCGGACCGATGTCCGTGGCCGCGCGTATCCGTATTTTTCCAAATCCTATGACTATCGTTACATCTCCGCTGCCGATCTGCTCGATGGCACGCTTGCGGCCACGGAGCTGCGTGGAAACTTCGCGCTCCTGGGCATTACCAGCCAGAACGGGGCCGATTTTCGCCAAACTCCGCTTGGACTAATGGCCGGGGTCGAGATACACGCTCAGCTTCTTGAATCGATGCTGACCCACAGCCTCCTGCTCCGTCCACATTTCTGGGATCAGATGGAGGTCGCGCTGATCATCGTGACCGGTCTGCTGACGATCTTCGCCCTGCCCTATTCGCGCCCTTCGTTGGCCGCCATAGGCTTCGTTGCGATGGCAGCCACGGTTTTGGCCGCCACCTTTGTAAGCTTTGTATGGTTCCAGGTACTGGTCGCCGGGGTCTATGCGATCGTTTCCTCAACGATCATTTTCGGTGTGATGCTGGTTTGGAGCCTCATTTCCACCGAAGCCGGGCGCCACCGGCTAGCAGTTGAACTCGAGCATCGGCGCCAGATCGAAGCTCGCATCGATGGCGAACTAAGCGCCGCCCGCTCGCTTCAGATGGGCCTGCTCCCGCACAAGTTCCTCGGACCGCCCCAGCGCAACGACGTGGATATGTTTGCGACCATTGAACCGGCAAGGATGGTTGGCGGCGACTTCTACGATTTCCTGCTGCTCGACTCAAGACGGCTCTCCTTCGCGATCGCTGACGTCTCGGGCAAGGGGGTTCCCGCCGCACTCTTTATGGCAATGACCAAAGAGATCCTGCGCAGCGCGATCTCGAAACACGGAGACGCGCTCGATCTGGCCTTCGCGGAAGCAAGTACGAAGATTACTGCCGCCAGTGCCGAGATGGCCGACGAGGGGGCGGACATGATGTTCGTAACCGCTTTTGCTGGAATCCTGGACCTCTCTTCCGGACAGCTCGCGTACGTCAACGCGGGCCACGATCCACCGTTCGTGTTGCGGCTTGACGCAGAGCCCAGGGAGCTGTCGGGACGAGGCGGACCGCCGTTGGGAGCGGTCGATCCCCTCGTTTGCCCGGTCGAGCGACTTCGCCTCCAAGCCGGCGATTTGCTGTTACTCTATACCGATGGCGCCACTGAGTCGGAAAATAAAGACCACGTCTTCTACGGGATCACCCGCTTGAAGGCATTGCTCGCGTCTTCCCGCGAGGCGACCGCCCGAGCCCTGGTCGAGTTGGTGCGAGCTGACATTCGCCGATTCGCTACCGGCGCAGACCAAGCCGACGACATAACGCTGGTCGCGTTATCCTGGCACGGCAACAGCCTTAACGGACGGTAA
- a CDS encoding MBL fold metallo-hydrolase yields the protein MLVRFWGTRGSLPAPLNYLAVRSKIRDALVAARGENLSSDQAIEAFIDRLPFPTRGTYGGNSSCVELVTGGDEYLLCDLGSGVREFGNRVLGKYGPGQPRRYHVFLSHLHWDHIMGFPFFTPAYIPGNVIRIYGSHKVMREALERQQSNPTFPVDFRTLGATIEFVELEPGRSYDIVGGVSVRSFVQNHAGNSYGYRFSHQNKIVVYSTDSEHKYETLDKTYPFVEHFRDADLLIFDAMYSLAEQISVKEDWGHSSNIVGVELAQLAGAKHLVMFHHEPIHDDHMLERILAETRRYAEINDPGRKLTITSAYDGLEIPV from the coding sequence ATGCTGGTGCGTTTCTGGGGGACTCGGGGTTCGCTGCCCGCGCCGCTCAATTATCTGGCCGTGCGCTCGAAAATCCGTGACGCGCTGGTGGCGGCACGCGGCGAGAACCTCAGTAGCGACCAGGCGATCGAGGCGTTTATCGACCGGCTCCCCTTTCCGACCCGCGGAACTTACGGCGGGAATTCAAGTTGTGTCGAACTTGTGACCGGCGGCGATGAGTACCTCTTGTGCGATCTTGGCTCTGGCGTTCGCGAGTTCGGAAATCGGGTCCTCGGCAAATACGGCCCCGGCCAGCCGCGGCGCTACCACGTGTTCCTGTCTCATTTGCACTGGGATCACATCATGGGCTTCCCCTTTTTTACCCCCGCCTACATTCCCGGCAACGTGATCCGCATCTACGGCAGCCATAAGGTCATGCGTGAGGCACTCGAGCGCCAACAATCGAACCCGACCTTTCCAGTAGATTTTCGAACCCTTGGTGCGACGATTGAATTTGTCGAGCTCGAACCCGGCCGCAGCTACGACATCGTTGGCGGCGTCTCGGTTCGGTCGTTTGTGCAAAATCATGCGGGAAATTCCTACGGCTACCGCTTCTCGCACCAAAACAAGATCGTCGTGTATTCCACCGATTCCGAACACAAGTACGAAACTCTCGACAAGACTTATCCGTTCGTCGAGCACTTCCGCGATGCAGACCTACTCATCTTCGATGCGATGTATTCCCTCGCCGAGCAGATCTCGGTGAAGGAAGACTGGGGTCATTCCAGCAACATCGTCGGTGTCGAATTGGCGCAGTTAGCCGGTGCCAAACACCTGGTGATGTTCCATCATGAACCCATCCATGATGACCACATGCTGGAAAGAATCCTCGCGGAAACGCGACGCTACGCAGAAATCAACGACCCGGGGCGCAAGCTGACGATAACCTCCGCCTACGACGGACTCGAAATCCCCGTTTGA
- a CDS encoding STAS domain-containing protein, translated as MEIGEQREDGILVLRPVGRINNDSSPDFQTRLLAWVDSNDAVVIDLGSVEYISSAGLRALMMASRRAKARGGRIAVAALSPLVNEVFTISRFDQVVQVFDTAADARAAMHSART; from the coding sequence GTGGAGATCGGCGAACAACGTGAAGACGGAATCCTGGTGTTGCGACCGGTCGGGCGCATCAACAACGACAGCAGTCCCGATTTTCAGACACGGCTGCTTGCCTGGGTTGATTCAAACGACGCAGTCGTGATCGATCTTGGATCCGTAGAGTACATTTCCAGCGCGGGGCTGCGTGCACTGATGATGGCCTCAAGACGAGCGAAAGCACGGGGCGGACGCATCGCGGTGGCCGCGCTTTCGCCCCTGGTCAATGAAGTCTTCACGATCAGCCGGTTCGACCAGGTGGTGCAGGTCTTCGACACCGCAGCCGACGCCCGCGCCGCGATGCACTCCGCGCGCACCTGA